From the Entelurus aequoreus isolate RoL-2023_Sb linkage group LG24, RoL_Eaeq_v1.1, whole genome shotgun sequence genome, the window TGATTAGTACAAACCTGCAGGGAGCACGTGATGATAAAGCATCAGCATTAGAGAAGAGCAGAGCACATGCAATGATTCCAGCTAAAGTGGGAGCACTGATACCACCACCATGAAATGCTACAGGGGGCCCTCTCAGGACGAGGGACAGTACCTCTAGACACCAGAGCCGGACTGAAGAGGAGACGGACAGACGTCCTCAGTAGGAGAGCTGTCTGCTGTGCCTCTAAAGCAGGAGagagcacacagacacacacaagggAAGGTGTGTTAGTAAAGAATAGAAAGAGCCACATTGAGTGGGGGAAAGGTCACATTTAAGTTAGAGGGAGGGGAGTGAAGCACCAAGCAGACCCAGAAATAAAGATGTGTCAGAAAAGAAGCAGCAGCGTGTATTAAAAATGTTAGTTACCGTTTGGTTTAGGTGTGTTTGCGTGTCTTACCCGCTCTGCCAGTTGAGGATGTGCTGTGGACTGCAGGGCGGAGTGGGTGTGGCGGTCTGGTCACCAGAGGGTGTCATACTCCTCTGGCTGTGTGGGGATGCAACTACAGCAACACACACAGAAGGTAGTGGTTAGTCACATTTAAACCAGCACCGCAAAGTATATGAGGCCATGAGTAAAAGTACCTGGTGAGCCTTTGGCGAGCGTTCCTACCCGACTGCCCCGCCCATGTCCTAGTGTGCCTTGCTGTGACCCTGTTTCGGATGAGGTGGATCCTGAGTGGGAGTGATTCCTCTCCTTCAGGCTCCCGGATGACCTCTGGTACCAGCAGCGCAGCTCTTCTGACACTGCCGCCCGACCCCCTCCGCTTCCCTCGCGCCCCAACGATGGAGTCCGTACAATCTGCGAGCGGGACGGCGTTAGTCGGCCGCCGCCCTCCCCTCCCTCCTCTCCTCCCCACGCCTCCTTGTACAGTCCCCCCGCCGTGTAAGAGCTGGAGGTCTTGAACTGGGCTTTGACGCTGTAGTGGCCCTCCTGGTCGCTCTCCAGGCTGCGCACGACCACCGGGTTGGGGCTCCCCTCCACGTATAGCGGGTACTCTTTGATGCGGTACTGGGAGGACGGCTGGCTCTGGCTGTGGAGGTAGACTCCGTGGTGTCCTCCGCCTATGCCGCCTCCACCTGATCCTCCAACAGAGCCGTTCTTAGCTGCCAAGTTTGGCATGGAGCCGGAGTTAGAGGAGCCCAGATGACCTGCAGACCTGGAGGGAACACGTGGGTCAATCACATTGTGAGGAGAAAAAAATGGTCCTTTCCTGTTAATCTTACCTGTGCCTCTGCCGCTGCCTCTGCCTCGCTTTTGAAGGCGAGTCCTCACCGAGGGTGGAGTAGTTGGGATTGGTGCCGGGGGCTAAGGGCCCGCCGGACGGGTAGAAATGCTCCGAGCTGCTCTGGCTGGTGCAGGAGGAGCAATCATCCAACGGGTCAGAGCCATTAGAGCTCCGTGTCGGGCCCAAGAAAAAGTCAGGGCTGCCCAGCGTGCCGAGGGCGTGTGGGTGTGCGTCAGGGTCCGAAGTCAAGAGCTTGCCCTGGGATTCCAGACTGGAGCTGCGGTTTCTAAAGTGCTGAGCGAGGCTGTGCAGACGTGTGGGACTGATGTCCACCGACCTATAGAATACAAATGACACAAAGGGTGTAGTGTGTAGAAAGAGAAAGCAATCCAGCGAAAGAGCTTTTGAAGGGTGAGAGGACGAACCTAGTGGAATGTACGTAGTGTGGCGTCCTGGTCCTCATGTCCGGGGTGGACGGCATGCTGGACTGAGAGTTCCATTGAGGGAGGTTCCTGATGGGGCTGCTCTGCAGAGAGTTACTACCTCCTGCTTCTGTGCTGCCAGAGCTTGGGAATCGTCTGTGACTAAACAGACAGCCAAAGAAAAAGTGAATTCCATGAACTATCAATTATGATGATAATAGTTTGTGTCCGGGCCAGCAATAAAGGTGaaatgcaaatttaaaaaaaatgtgcctatcatccacaatccttatgatcttattttttattatgcattctaaatcgcaaATAAACGCTCGCAGaaatcagctaacaatggagtcaatggcagCTCCTTGATTCCACCAATGAAGCCCTCTAAATAAGCATTCAAAAAGCTCCAACATTActccatttaccgtattttccgcactataaggcgcacctaaaaacctcaaattttctcaaaagctgacagtgcgccttatatatggaccaatattgagccccatcaggtctcgcaactacggtaactacgccgacttcattttcccccgtagaaggagaagcgcgcggtgcatgctgggatatatgactgcgcgaggcgtgccgtttcatttccatttgtgtgtttatgtaaagaccccaaaatggctcctattaagagacatgctttcaggaaggcagtaatcgtcactgaactgctagacaacagcagcgacactgactcgattaatgaagACTTCCGTCTCGTCGAAgacgtcatatatcccagcatgcaccgcacgcttcttcttctacgggggaaaatgaagtcggcggctgcttaccctAGAAGAAGAAGCACGCAGTGCATGCAGgaatatatgactgcgcgaggcgtgccgtttcatttccctttgtgtgtttatgtaaagaccccaaaatggctcctattaagagacacgcttacgacgcagagtttaaactcaaagcgatcagtcacgcagtagaacacgggaaagAGCAGCagcgggcatgttggatgccgtatccgcccaactgtttaattcggacactgaagaagaagaatttgagggatttgtggatgaggaataacttcataaagtgagctttacatgtttattttgtgtgttgtgttgtgtggcattaacgtttgagcaacgttgagttattgatatattgttattgctctgcactatttcgagtgttactatattgtgattgcactaacgtctgatttaccgtaacagtatcactgttttttacgcgtttattgaatcgaggaaaagttcccctccactatgtgatataaatgttgcactacatgttataccttgctgttgttaaaagataaacgaaatactacgtcactgactttacctcggggaaaataataaaacagctgtttattcattttgggagtgaacagagttgtcagaatgctggtttgtaatctattaataaagtttgactgacctatctgactgttttgttgacattccctttaacgcagctccatctaatggatgcataacgtaaaccCAGCctttactgtagcgtctattctatgtgccttataatccggtgcgccttatatatgaacaaagttttgaaatatgccattcattgaaggtgcgccttataatccggtgcgccttatagtgtggaaaatacggtacatctcaaaagctattaaccaagtattaacaaTTATGTTAGTATAAGCGCTAATGTTAAGGAACTACTTTCAGCGGTGCATAGATCGCAGAGAGCTAACTACAGTATGCTGCTAAATTGACATCATGAGCTGCTCTCTCGACTCTGAGCTGGTGAAaagtaattctagattataaatcatgtctcttaactggatagtagaaggttgtggacataaaccgagaccTTGGTCAACTATGACAGCCAACCTAAACCCAGAGATGGCGCGACAAGCacaaaaataccttttttttttaacctttgcgaggattatgaataattcttcatctaaatgggaatgtaTGAACATCCcaacagtgagagcagacattgtacagtgagtgatgttttattatgtttgttgactctcatgaagtctgcatgagTAGTAGTcagtgttgttgaaggaaatggtgaacgttgtgatgtgtcCAGGAAATGAATGCGCCGATGTATGttcaaaattagcaaaatacgtaaacattACATTATGAATTATTATGCTACTACTTTACtaatgtatacagtacaggccaaaagtttggacacaccttctcattcaatgcgtgttctttattttcatgactatttacattgcagattgtcactgaaggcatcacaattatgaatgaacacaagttaacaaaaaaaggtgaaataactgaaaatatgttttatgttctagtttcttcaaaatagccaccctttgctctagtcacctgaaatggttttcacttcacatgtgtgcttgaagctcatccagagaatgccaagagtgtgcaaagcagtaatcaagagcaaagggtggctatttttaagaaactagaatataaaacatgttttcagttatttcccctttttttgttaaaggcctactgaaatgattttttttaattcaaacggggatagcagatccattctatgtgtcatacttgatcatttcgcgatattgccatatttttgctgaaaggatttagtagagaacatcgacgataaagttcgcaacttttggtcgctgataaaaaaagccttgactgtaccggaagtagcgtgacgtcacaggttgaaaggctcctcacatttccccattgtttacaccagcagcgagagcgattcggaccgagaaagcgacgattaccccattaatttgagctaggatgaaagattcgtggatgaggaacatcagagtgaaggactagagtgcagtgcagtacgcatcttttttcgctctgaccgtaacttaggtacaagctggctcattggattccacactctctcctttttctattgtggatcacggatttgtattttaaaccacctcggatactatatcctcttgaaaatgagagtcgagaacgcgaaatggacattcacagtgacttttatctccacaacaatacatcggcgaagcactttagctacggagctaacgtgatagcatcgggctttactgcagatagaaacaaaagaaataaacccctgactggaaggatggacagaaaatccacaatactattaaaccatggacctgtaactacacggttaatgctttccagcctggcgaagcttaacaatgctgttgctaacgacgccattgaagctaacttagcaatgggacctcacagagctatgctaaaaacattagctatccacctacgccagccagccctcatctgctcatcaacacccgtgctcacctgcgttccagcgatcgacggcgcgacgaaggacttcccccgatcatccgtgcggtcggcggctaacgtcggatagcgcgtctgctatccaagtcaaagtcctcctggttgtgttgctgcagccagccgctaatacaccgatcccacctacaactttcttctttgcagtctccattgttcattaaacaaattgcaaaggattcaccaacacagatgtccagaatactgtggaattttgcgatgaaaaccaagctttttgtattggatacaatgtgtccgaatacttccgtttcaacgattgacgtcacgcgcatacgtcatcatacatagacgttttcaaccggtttagcgggaaatttaaaattgcactttataagttaacccggccgtattggcatgtgttgcaatgttaagatttcatcattgatatataaactatcagactgcgtggtcggtagtagtgggtttcagtaggcctttaagtacataactccacatgtgttcattcatagttttgatgccttcattgacaatctacaatgtagaaagtcatgaaaataaagaagacgCATTgactgaggagaaggtgtgtccaaacgttttgcctgtactgtatataaaacctctTAGAGCGCTGCATAAGTGGAAAAGAGCGACTCCCGTTaccttcattgttagctgacaattgctaatgtttatttacgatttagaatgcataaagagaaaaacatatgtgttcttctcTTACTAAAGTATtatgaatgacaggcaaaattccccaaaaagtgcagttcccctttaaactaaATGCCTTTATGAGCTTGTAAACAACAGTCCTACCTGGAGTGAGAGGAGCGCTTCTTGATCTTTTCATAAGGTTCATCCAGTGACGACTCACTCCACATTTTAGGTTTGATTGGCGATTTATCGTAATCCGTGCGTGCATAGTGCAGGTGCCGCAGTCCATCCAGGGATTGTGGCGGTGGGGGACGACTGTGAGAAGGTGGCCGCGGGGGAAGGCCTTTGTGAGGCGACGCCATCGGGGAGAAGTTGGGGGTACCGGTAACTTGAGGATCATCGTCATCCAGGACCAGAGCGTCAGACAGCGAACTGTCTTCTGAGCCAATGTTGGCCTCTACAGGACAGAAAGATAAGAAGGGGTAAAAATACATTTGATACAACCATCAGTTATTTATAGGCCCATTTTTCATTGTCATTGGTGGCTTACAACAAACCGTTAACGGCACGttgcaaataaaaaaagtttatttgTTTTACCGCAAACACATTTGTTACCATTTCTAATTCTATACAGAGAAGGTTGCGTATTCCGACACGGGAATCAGCGATG encodes:
- the frmd4a gene encoding FERM domain-containing protein 4A isoform X8 encodes the protein MAISQHQFYLDRKQSKSKIHAARSLSEIAIDLTETGTLKTSKLANMGSKGKIISGSSGSLLSSGSQESDSSQTAKKDMLTALRARQDALEETLKQRLEELKSICIREAELTGKLPKEYPLDPGEEPPTVRRKIGTAFKLDEKKILPKGEEEELERLEREFAIQSQITEAARRLASDPHVSSKKLKKQRKTSYLNALKKLQEIENSINEYRVRSGKKPTQRASLIIEEANIGSEDSSLSDALVLDDDDPQVTGTPNFSPMASPHKGLPPRPPSHSRPPPPQSLDGLRHLHYARTDYDKSPIKPKMWSESSLDEPYEKIKKRSSHSSHRRFPSSGSTEAGGSNSLQSSPIRNLPQWNSQSSMPSTPDMRTRTPHYVHSTRSVDISPTRLHSLAQHFRNRSSSLESQGKLLTSDPDAHPHALGTLGSPDFFLGPTRSSNGSDPLDDCSSCTSQSSSEHFYPSGGPLAPGTNPNYSTLGEDSPSKARQRQRQRHRSAGHLGSSNSGSMPNLAAKNGSVGGSGGGGIGGGHHGVYLHSQSQPSSQYRIKEYPLYVEGSPNPVVVRSLESDQEGHYSVKAQFKTSSSYTAGGLYKEAWGGEEGGEGGGRLTPSRSQIVRTPSLGREGSGGGRAAVSEELRCWYQRSSGSLKERNHSHSGSTSSETGSQQGTLGHGRGSRVGTLAKGSPVASPHSQRSMTPSGDQTATPTPPCSPQHILNWQSGSFTDSCFLGSPSCSELADVQWYRRDKAKPGTLV